The Candidatus Methylomirabilota bacterium genome includes a window with the following:
- a CDS encoding aspartate carbamoyltransferase catalytic subunit has product MTWKRKDLLSMQDLEAAEIRDVLDTAESMKEIATREIKKVPTLRGKTVVNLFYEASTRTRTSFEIAGKWLSADVINFSASGSSAEKGESLLDTAKNIEAMSPDVVVVRHKASGAPAMLARNLRCAVVNAGDGAHEHPTQALLDLLTIREKKGHLEGLNVTIVGDVTHSRVARSDIHGMKKMGITVTVAGPPTLIPAACQELGVKVSHRLEEAIAHTDVIMMLRLQHERMTAGFIPSLREYSRVWGLSPDKLKHCRSDVLIMHPGPVNRGVELSPEVADGPYSVILDQVTNGVAVHMAVLYLLAGSKGA; this is encoded by the coding sequence GGAGATCGCCACCCGCGAGATCAAGAAGGTGCCGACTCTTCGGGGTAAGACCGTGGTCAATCTCTTCTACGAGGCTTCCACCCGCACGCGGACGTCGTTCGAGATCGCCGGCAAGTGGCTCTCCGCCGACGTCATCAACTTCTCCGCCTCGGGCTCCAGCGCGGAGAAGGGCGAGAGCCTGCTCGACACCGCCAAGAACATCGAGGCGATGAGCCCCGACGTGGTGGTCGTCCGGCACAAGGCGTCCGGCGCGCCGGCCATGCTGGCCCGGAACCTCCGCTGCGCGGTGGTCAACGCGGGCGACGGCGCCCACGAGCATCCCACGCAGGCCCTGCTCGACCTCCTGACCATTCGGGAGAAGAAGGGTCATCTGGAAGGCCTCAACGTCACGATCGTGGGCGACGTGACGCATAGCCGCGTGGCGCGCTCGGACATCCACGGCATGAAAAAGATGGGCATCACGGTGACGGTGGCGGGCCCGCCCACCTTGATCCCCGCCGCCTGTCAGGAGCTGGGCGTGAAGGTGAGCCATCGCCTGGAGGAGGCGATCGCCCACACCGACGTCATCATGATGCTGCGCCTCCAGCACGAGCGCATGACGGCGGGCTTCATTCCATCGCTCCGCGAGTACTCGCGCGTGTGGGGCCTGTCGCCCGACAAGCTCAAGCACTGCCGCTCGGACGTGCTGATCATGCACCCGGGGCCGGTGAACCGCGGCGTGGAGCTCTCCCCCGAGGTGGCGGATGGGCCCTACTCGGTGATCCTCGATCAGGTGACCAACGGCGTGGCGGTGCACATGGCGGTGCTCTACCTGCTCGCGGGGAGCAAGGGCGCATGA